The Corynebacterium confusum genome has a window encoding:
- a CDS encoding NYN domain-containing protein has translation MLERTVVFVDTSYLLASFYNSWEIGARAQLEIDLPEVVSTLGSMIENQVGNPVHRQNWYDGIPDTGPHRYQRALRTCDGVQLRTGQLIEWGERRTQKAVDTRLVADMVIAGYGRQFTDFVLVSGDADMIPGVQEATENGVRVHLYGFGWDSMSSALRHACDSTTILDPREDFADAMELQVLEGPLPPAVRDTSSTEDSTDPCTEGADAEPEQADAPLPPEEDSRVEKELGGDAVKPQPDPKLDQAQAPAGAPAPKPGAPKPGDQLSANKKPENKKPAPKPSMMAPRRKLRSRYVPLPEEVWTSAGFQTPFDVGQQYASWWFDNAANGEQRDQAHLLSGGGLPPEIDRPLLQFACETLHEYTLSESQRVNLRDGFHSGIRGVLINIRRDN, from the coding sequence ATGCTTGAACGCACAGTTGTATTCGTCGACACCTCGTATTTGTTGGCTAGCTTTTACAACTCCTGGGAAATTGGAGCTCGCGCACAGCTAGAAATCGACCTTCCCGAGGTGGTATCCACCCTCGGGTCCATGATTGAAAACCAGGTTGGCAACCCCGTCCACCGCCAAAACTGGTACGACGGCATCCCGGACACCGGCCCCCACCGCTACCAGCGCGCGCTGCGCACCTGCGACGGCGTGCAGCTGCGGACGGGCCAGCTCATCGAGTGGGGCGAACGCCGCACGCAAAAGGCCGTCGACACCCGCTTGGTAGCCGACATGGTCATCGCCGGCTATGGCCGCCAGTTCACGGATTTCGTGCTGGTCTCCGGCGACGCGGACATGATCCCCGGCGTCCAGGAAGCAACGGAAAACGGCGTGCGCGTCCACCTCTACGGCTTCGGCTGGGACTCCATGTCCTCCGCCCTGCGCCACGCCTGCGACTCGACCACCATCCTGGACCCGCGCGAAGACTTCGCCGACGCGATGGAATTGCAGGTCCTCGAGGGCCCGCTGCCGCCCGCCGTCCGGGACACCAGCTCGACCGAGGACAGCACCGACCCTTGTACCGAGGGAGCAGATGCCGAGCCGGAGCAGGCCGACGCACCGCTGCCGCCGGAGGAAGACTCGCGGGTCGAAAAGGAGCTCGGCGGCGACGCGGTCAAACCGCAGCCGGACCCCAAGCTGGATCAAGCCCAGGCACCGGCCGGCGCCCCCGCCCCCAAGCCAGGCGCCCCGAAGCCCGGGGACCAGCTGTCCGCCAACAAGAAGCCCGAAAACAAGAAGCCGGCCCCGAAGCCGTCCATGATGGCGCCGCGGCGGAAGCTGCGCTCCCGCTACGTGCCGCTCCCAGAGGAGGTGTGGACTTCCGCCGGATTCCAGACCCCGTTCGACGTGGGCCAGCAGTACGCGTCGTGGTGGTTCGACAATGCCGCCAACGGGGAGCAGCGCGACCAGGCCCACCTGCTCTCAGGCGGCGGGCTTCCCCCGGAAATCGACCGCCCGCTGCTGCAGTTCGCGTGCGAGACGCTGCACGAATACACGTTGAGTGAAAGCCAGCGCGTCAATCTGCGCGATGGCTTCCACTCGGGGATTCGCGGCGTCCTCATCAACATCCGCCGCGATAACTAG
- a CDS encoding GntR family transcriptional regulator has protein sequence MDNATQPLFRQIATLVEDSIVDGTLAEGAQAPSTNELAAFHNINPATARKGLTVLVDLGILEKHRGIGMFVAGGATELIRKRRRGDFAAEYVAPLIDEAVRLGYDREGLLDLIVRVAESRGLYH, from the coding sequence ATGGATAACGCGACCCAACCGTTGTTCCGGCAGATCGCCACATTGGTCGAGGACTCCATCGTGGACGGCACGCTGGCGGAAGGCGCGCAAGCGCCCTCGACCAACGAGCTGGCCGCTTTCCACAACATCAACCCGGCTACCGCCCGCAAGGGCCTGACCGTGCTGGTTGACCTCGGGATCCTGGAAAAGCACCGCGGGATCGGCATGTTCGTGGCGGGCGGAGCAACCGAACTCATTCGCAAGCGACGCCGCGGGGACTTCGCCGCGGAGTATGTTGCCCCGCTCATTGATGAGGCAGTGCGGCTCGGCTACGACCGCGAGGGTCTCCTCGACCTCATCGTGCGCGTGGCCGAAAGCCGAGGCCTCTACCACTAG
- a CDS encoding ATP-binding cassette domain-containing protein, whose protein sequence is MTMITTSEFTFEPGLTHGLVGRNGIGKTTLLRRIAGHLPSEGVRVDGQTPFDNPAVLDKTILMGIDTPLIDGWNTRKLMTIGKARWHTWDAHRAEELIARFDLPSTNYANLSRGQKSALGIVFAVASGCENMLLDEPYLGLDARNQEVFYEILQEEHGRTIIVSTHHLDDLAAYLDTVSLMGENPVTGRVEEILEGVLELTGNPEQLDRALSRLDVPVLERHEGKLGSKALVDARPNLTDAVFEQARELGLRASEVTLARAVAALAQVGGEHNA, encoded by the coding sequence ATGACGATGATTACGACCTCCGAGTTCACCTTCGAGCCCGGCCTAACCCATGGTCTGGTGGGCCGCAACGGCATTGGCAAAACCACGTTGCTGCGCCGGATCGCGGGCCACCTCCCCTCCGAGGGTGTGCGGGTGGACGGGCAAACGCCTTTCGACAACCCAGCCGTGCTGGACAAGACCATTCTCATGGGGATCGATACCCCGCTCATCGACGGCTGGAATACGCGCAAGCTCATGACCATTGGTAAAGCTCGCTGGCACACCTGGGATGCCCACCGTGCCGAGGAGTTGATTGCGCGCTTTGACCTGCCGAGCACGAACTACGCGAACCTGTCGCGCGGCCAGAAGTCGGCCCTCGGCATCGTCTTCGCGGTGGCCTCGGGCTGCGAGAACATGCTTCTCGACGAGCCCTACCTGGGCCTCGATGCGCGCAACCAGGAGGTCTTCTATGAGATCCTACAGGAAGAGCATGGGCGAACAATCATTGTCTCCACCCACCATCTCGACGACTTGGCTGCCTACCTGGATACCGTCTCCCTGATGGGCGAGAACCCGGTTACGGGCCGGGTCGAGGAGATCTTGGAAGGCGTACTCGAGCTCACCGGCAATCCGGAACAGCTCGACCGGGCCCTGTCGCGCCTGGACGTGCCCGTCCTGGAGCGCCACGAAGGAAAGCTCGGTTCCAAGGCGCTTGTCGATGCCCGCCCGAACCTCACCGACGCCGTCTTCGAGCAGGCCCGGGAGCTCGGGCTGCGCGCCAGCGAGGTCACACTCGCCCGCGCCGTGGCGGCCCTGGCCCAGGTGGGAGGCGAGCACAATGCCTAA